CGCGGCGAGCCCGGCCCGTACGGCGGCCGGGTCGGCGCCGGGCTCCTTCGCCACGAGCACGCGGGCCGGGGACGGGTCCGTCATGTGCCGGGCCAGATCACCCGCCGGAAGCAGGAACTCCCCGAGGGCGAGCGCACGTTCATAGACCGCCACCACCCGCAGCCGTGTCTCGGTCCCGTCGCCGAGGCGCAGAGTCACCACCGAACCGGGGCGTGCCTCCATCGCGTCGGCCCGGTCCGCGCCGAGCGCCACCGTGCCCGGCACGGCCAGTCCCCCCAGGTCGCCCGTGACCACGCCCGGGTCGAGGGTGCCCGTGAGGCCGGCCGCGTCCACGCCCAGCGCGGGCAGCCGGTCGAGACGGGGGTCGCCGGCCTCCGTGTGGGCGAGGACCACGGTGGACCGCAGTACGTCGGTCGCGGCCGCGACGCCGGGCACGGCACGGACCCGGTCGGCGGTCGTTCCCGTCACGGCGAAGTCGGCCCGCGTGGCCGCCCCGGCCTGTCCGGCCGCGGCCCGCTGCATCGTCGCGCCCGCGCCCAACTGCACGGCGGCGAAGGCCGTCACGAGCACGATCGGGGTGATCGCGGCGCCGAGCCGGCGCGCGTCCGCCGCGCAGGCGGCGGCCGCCAGCCGGGCCGGCGCGCGCCCCAGCCGCCGCAGCGGCCCGTCCAGGACGCGCATCGCCCCCGTCGCGATCCACGGCCCGAGCACCGCGCACCCGGCGACCAGCGTGACGGTGGCCGCGCCGGCAGCCGCGGCCGCCGCCGCGCCGCCCTGCAGGCCGGCCGCGCCGGCCGCGCTCACCCCGGCGGCCAGCAGCACGAGCCCGGTGATCAGCCGCCCGCGCGCCGCCTTCGTCCCGGCGCCGGCTCCCGGACCCGGCTCCACGCGGCGCGTGGCCAGGGGCACGACGAGCCGGGCCACGCCCGCCGTCAGGCCCGCCGTGGCGAGGCTCGCCGTGAACAACCAGGGCGGCACCGGCAGTTCGAGCCCCTCGGCAACGACGCCGCGCGACTTCAGGCCGGCCCACAGCGCCAGGAAGACCGGGACGGAGACCAGTGCGCCCAGAACCGCAGCCCTGCCCGCGATCCGGACGACCTCGTGGCCGACGGCCGCCCGCACCTGGCGGGGCGTGGCGCCGACCTTGTGCAGGAGGTCCAGTTCGGGGGCGCGCTGGCGCAGGGCCTGGGCCACGAGCGAACTCAGCACGAGCACGGCGACCATCAGGACGGTTCCGGACACCGCGCCCAGCATCGCGAGGAGCTCGATGCGGGCCGGGCCCGCGGCGAGGTGTTCGGCGCCGCCGCGCCCGTCGCCGGTCAGCGCGCGCAGGGGCCGGCCGGCGGTGACGTCCACCAGGCCCGCGCGGTCCAGCGCCTGCCGCACCTTCCCGTGCAGCGCCTCCGTGGTGACGCCCGGCGCGGCCAGCACCCCGATCGCGTCGACGGCTCCGGGGTGCCCGGCGAGCGTCCGCGCCCGGTCGGCCGTGACGTAGAGCGCGTCCGGTCCGTCCGCGACCCCGACGACCCGATGGCCCGCGACCGTTCCCCGCCGCCCGAGCGCGCCGCCCGCGACGACCTCGTCCGGCCGCTCGGGCGCCCGCCCCGAGACCAGCCGGTACGGGGCGAGGCGCGCCGCGTCCCAGGACCGCCCGGGAAGCGCCCGCCCTCCCTCCCGTACGACGAAGGCCGTGTCGGGCACGGCGGCCCTCACCCCCGGCACCGCGCGCAGCACCTCGACGGCGCGGCTCGGCACCCGGACCCGCTCGGTCAGCCCCGCCGTCGTCGTC
This sequence is a window from Streptomyces sp. HUAS YS2. Protein-coding genes within it:
- a CDS encoding ABC transporter permease, whose product is MNGAERLLAARSLRAHRKAWAAVFAAVVVTSTLLGCLALAAGSVGIGHARVERYAAAGVVVAGDQEVSWTAKPWGGEPRTTTAGLTERVRVPSRAVEVLRAVPGVRAAVPDTAFVVREGGRALPGRSWDAARLAPYRLVSGRAPERPDEVVAGGALGRRGTVAGHRVVGVADGPDALYVTADRARTLAGHPGAVDAIGVLAAPGVTTEALHGKVRQALDRAGLVDVTAGRPLRALTGDGRGGAEHLAAGPARIELLAMLGAVSGTVLMVAVLVLSSLVAQALRQRAPELDLLHKVGATPRQVRAAVGHEVVRIAGRAAVLGALVSVPVFLALWAGLKSRGVVAEGLELPVPPWLFTASLATAGLTAGVARLVVPLATRRVEPGPGAGAGTKAARGRLITGLVLLAAGVSAAGAAGLQGGAAAAAAAGAATVTLVAGCAVLGPWIATGAMRVLDGPLRRLGRAPARLAAAACAADARRLGAAITPIVLVTAFAAVQLGAGATMQRAAAGQAGAATRADFAVTGTTADRVRAVPGVAAATDVLRSTVVLAHTEAGDPRLDRLPALGVDAAGLTGTLDPGVVTGDLGGLAVPGTVALGADRADAMEARPGSVVTLRLGDGTETRLRVVAVYERALALGEFLLPAGDLARHMTDPSPARVLVAKEPGADPAAVRAGLAALGAVQAGPEPTPEQVVRDGEELGGLVSTAVVVAIGGLTVIAVISTLVLITVGRRGEFALLGRVGATRSRLRRMLRTEAAVVAATGLLLGAAVGALPLTAFAVSTAGTPPFLPPLQAAAIAATVAITAYAGILLPAKQGRFGRS